In Laspinema palackyanum D2c, the genomic stretch AGCCAAAGGATTGGTGATGTACCATATTCTCGATGGCCGCCTGGAAGTGGTGCGCGCCAAAGTGGTGATGTTTGCCACTGGGGGATATGGACGGGTGTTTAATACCACCTCCAATGACTTTGCCTCTACCGGGGACGGGTTGGCGATGTCGGCAATGGCGGGGGTGCCGTTACAAGATATGGAGTTCGTGCAGTTCCATCCCACGGGACTCTATCCCGTGGGGGTGTTGATTTCGGAGGCGGTGCGTGGGGAAGGGGCCTATTTAATTAATAGCGAGGGCGATCGCTTTATGGCAACCTACGCCCCCAGTCGCATGGAATTAGCCCCCCGTGATATTACCTCTCGGGCGATTACCCGGGAAATTCGCGCCGGACGAGGAGTCTATCCCGATGGTCGTCCTGGAGGGCCTTGTGTCTTCCTCGACCTACGACACATGGGACAGGAAAAAATTATGAGCCGGATCCCCTTCTGTTGGGAAGAGGCCCACCGTTTGTTAGGGGTCGATGCAGTCTATGAACCGATGCCTGTACGTCCCACGGGTCATTATTCAATGGGAGGCATTCCTGTTAATACCGAGGGACAGGTCCGAAGTGGTCCCGATGGGTTGGTGGAAGGATTCTTTGCAGCAGGGGAATGTGCCTGTGTGTCCGTACATGGTGCCAATCGCCTGGGGAGTAATTCTCTGCTGGAATGTGTGGTGTATGGGAAAATCACGGGGGCGGCGATCGCCCGCTATGTGGAAAACCGCAAATTGCCGGACCTCGACGATCGCCCCTACCTCCAACAAGCTCAACAGGAACTGCAATCCCTGGTCGATCGCTCGGGACCCCTCCGCATTGGGGCCGTTCGTCAGGGATTCCAGGATGCCATGAGTGACCACTGCGGCGTGTTTCGTAGTGATGAACTGATGCGGGAAGGGTTAAAGCAGTTAGAACAGTTCCAGCAGCAGTATCAGCAGATTTATTTAGACGATAAAGGCAAACTGTGGAACACGGAAATTATTGAAGCGTTAGAGTTACGCAGTTTAATGGTAGTCGGACAATTGATTTTAGCCAGTGCACTCAACCGTCAGGAAAGCCGAGGCGCTCATTTCCGCGAGGATTATCCCGATCGCGATGATGATCAGTTCCTCAAGCACACCTTGTCCTATTATTCTCCTGCCGGTGTGGATATTCGCTATCGACCTGTAACGATTACTCAGTTCCAGCCGAAAGAACGGAAGTATTAAGCCCTAGCCCTGAATTGGTGATGCCAAAGAACT encodes the following:
- a CDS encoding succinate dehydrogenase/fumarate reductase flavoprotein subunit; its protein translation is MIEHDVIIVGGGLAGCRAAVEIGRINPSIDVAVVAKTHPIRSHSVAAQGGIAATLKNVDSTDSWEAHAFDTVKGSDYLADQDAVELLTKEAPDVVIDLEHMGVLFSRLPDGRIAQRAFGGHSHNRTCYAADKTGHAMLHELVNNLRRYGVQVYEEWYVMRLILEDGQAKGLVMYHILDGRLEVVRAKVVMFATGGYGRVFNTTSNDFASTGDGLAMSAMAGVPLQDMEFVQFHPTGLYPVGVLISEAVRGEGAYLINSEGDRFMATYAPSRMELAPRDITSRAITREIRAGRGVYPDGRPGGPCVFLDLRHMGQEKIMSRIPFCWEEAHRLLGVDAVYEPMPVRPTGHYSMGGIPVNTEGQVRSGPDGLVEGFFAAGECACVSVHGANRLGSNSLLECVVYGKITGAAIARYVENRKLPDLDDRPYLQQAQQELQSLVDRSGPLRIGAVRQGFQDAMSDHCGVFRSDELMREGLKQLEQFQQQYQQIYLDDKGKLWNTEIIEALELRSLMVVGQLILASALNRQESRGAHFREDYPDRDDDQFLKHTLSYYSPAGVDIRYRPVTITQFQPKERKY